GGACAAGGCACCTGACAAGCAACAGCGCTGAAGGGTTGGCTGTCATTCAGAAGATGATCTGAATGCCGGCGAATTTGCATCAGGACTGCACTGGAAGGGGTCGCGTCGCGGCCCCTTTCCTTATGAAAGTGGCAGGACCGTGACGGGATCGCCGGCAGCGGCTGGAGGCGATCCGGCGGGGCGCAGGATCAGGCAGTCGGCCATTGCCATGGCAGCGGTCGCCGCGCTGTCCTGCGAGGTGACGGAGACGATGCCTGCCTCGCTGCGATAGGCGCGCAGATAGTCGTCGCGCTCTCCGGTCGCGGGAAGGGGCGCGGCCAGGGTCGCGGGTGCGGTCCGGGGCAGGGGCGATGCCGAACCCATGAGATGACGCACCAGCGGCAGCAGGAACAGAGTCGCCGTGACGAAGGCCGACACCGGATTGCCGGGCAGGCCAAGGAAGATGGCGGAACCCAATGTGCCAGCCATCAGCGGTTTGCCGGGCCGCATCTTGATCTTCCAGAAATCCAGCGAGCCGCCCGCACTGGCGAAGGCGGGGCGAACGATATCGTGATCCCCGACCGACGCGCCGCCGGTCGAGACGATGATATCGGCTTGTGCGGCGCGGCTGAAGGCGTCGACCATGTTCTCGAGATCGTCGCGCACAATGCCAAGGTCGATGATCTCGCAAGGCAGGCTGCCGAGCAGCGCAGCCAGCATGGGCGCGTTGGAGGCGGGCAGCTCGCCGGGCTGGACCAGTGCGCCGGGGGGCACCAGTTCGTTGCCTGTCGAAAGCAGCGCAATGCGGGCCGGTCGGGCAACCGGCAGGGCGCCATGGCCGCCCAGCACGGCCAGGGCGATCTGGGCGGGTCCCAGCGTGGCGCCTGAGGGCAGGAGACGGTCGCCTGCACGGAAATCGGACGCGGCGGAGCGGACATTCCGGCCATATGCCAGCGGTCCGTCCGTGGCGCGAAGGACGTCGCCTTCCCGCGTTGCGTCCTCCTGGATCAATATGCTGTCCGCGCCCTGCGGCAGCGGTGCACCTGTGAAGATGCGGCATGCCTGACCGGGGGCGAGGGGCGGTGGCAAGGGGCCGCCCGCTGCGCTTTCGCCCGTCACATGCCATGGGCCGGGCCATTCGGCGGCGCGGATGGCGTAGCCGTCCATGGCGGAGAGATCGGCCCATGGCTGGTCGCGCAGCGCCGGAATGTCGCGGGTGAGCCAGCGTCCGGCGCAGGCGGGAATCGGGATATCCTCGGTCGGCAGGGTCGTGCCCAGCGCCATCAGGCGGCGTTGCGCCTCTGCGACAGGAAGCAGGTTCATGCCGTGCGTCCGCCTCCGGCCGTCCAGTTGCCGGACTTGCCGCCCTTCTTGGCGAGCAGACGGACCTCGCCGATGACCATGGTCTTGTCCAGCGCCTTGGCCATGTCATAGACGGTGAGCAGCGCGACCGTCGCGGCGGTGAGCGCCTCCATCTCCACCCCGGTCTGGCCCGCTGTTCGGGCCGTGGCGGTGACGGTGACGCCTGCCGAACCGAGGCCGAAATCGATCGTCACGCTGCTGAGCGCGATCGGGTGGCAGAGCGGGATCAGTTCGGCGGTGCGCTTGGCCGCCATGATCCCGGCGACGCGGGCGACGGCAAGGACGTCGCCCTTCTTCACCAATCCCTGAGCGATCGCGGCGGCGGCGTCCTCGCTCATGGCGATGTGGCCGGTGGCGACGGCTTCGCGTGCGGTCACCGCCTTGGCCGAGACATCGACCATGCGCGCCGCGCCATCCTCGTCCAGATGGGTGAGCCCGTTCATTCGCCCGTCAGCAGATTGTGGGTCGCGGTTTCGACATCGGCCTGCCGCATCAGCGTTTCGCCGACCAGGAAGCAGCGCACCCCATGTTCCGACATGGCGAGCAGATCCGCGTGGCTGCCGATGCCGCTTTCCGCGACGAAGGTGCAGCCTGCGGGCGCTTGCCCCACCAGTTCATAGGTGCGGGCGAAATCGACGGTGAAGTCGCGCAGGTCGCGGTTGTTGACGCCGATCAGGCGCGAGCGCAGCTTCATCGCGCGCTCCAGTTCCTGCGCGTCATGCACTTCGATCAGGGCGTCCATGCCAAGGCCGAGGGCGGCATCCTCGATCTCCGCCATCTGATTGTCGTCCAGCGCTGCGGCGATGATCAGGATCGCGTCGGCGCCCAGTGAGCGGCTTTCCAGCACCTGCCAGGGATCGACCATGAAATCCTTGCGCAGCACCGGCAGGGCGCAGGCCGAACGGGCGGCCATCAGATAATCGTCATGGCCCTGGAAATAAGGCACGTCGGTCAGCACCGAAAGGCAGGCCGCGCCGCCCGCCGAATAGGCCTGGGCATGGGCGGGCGGATCGAAATCGGGGCGGATGAGCCCCTTGGAGGGGCTGGCCTTCTTGATCTCCGCGATCAGGCCGAAGCCGGAACGGGCGGCATCGTCCAGCGCCTTGCGGAAGCCGCGCGGGGGCGTCTGCTCGGCGGCGCGGGCGTGAAGTGTCGAGACGGTGATCGCGGCCTTGCGGCGGGCGACTTCCTCCCGCTTCACATCGCAGATTTCGATCAGCTTGTTGGTCATGAATAGGCAATCCAGCAATTGAGGAGCGCGTTGGCAAGGCCGCGATCGATGGTTTCGGCAGCCTCTTCAACGCCTTCGCGAAAATCGGATACGGCATCCGCGACGACAAGGGCCGCAGCCGCGTTCAGCAGCACCGCGTCCCGATATGGCCCCGTTTCACCCTGCAGCAGGGCGCGGAGGGCAGCGGCATTATGGGCCGGGTCGCCGCCCCTGATGGCTTCGACCGGATGGGTGGAGAGGCCGAGTTCAGCGGCCGTCAGACGGCGCATGGCGACCAGGCTGTTGCCCTTCACCTCCGCAAGGTCGTTGCCGCCGGCGAGCGAGAGTTCATCAAGGCCTTCGTCGCCGGAGATGATCATGGCGTGGTCGACGCCCAGTTCCGCCAGCGCTTCGGCATAGATGGGGACATAGGCGGGACGGGCGATGCCGACCAGCTGGCGGCGAACCCTGGCCGGATTGGCGAGCGGCCCCATCAGGTTGAAGATGGTGCGTTCACCGATCGCCTTGCGGATCGGGCCGAGTCGTTTCAGCGCGGGGTGATAGTTCTGCGCGAAGAGGAAGCAGATGCCGAGATCGGCCAGCGTCGCTTCCGCGGTTCGCGCCGCGCGGTCGAGGTCGAGGCCCAGCGCTTCCAGCGTATCGGCGGCACCCGCCTTCGAGGAGGCGGCGCGGTTGCCATGCTTGGCGACGGGAACGCCCGCGGCGGCGACGACCAGCGACACGGCGGTGGACACGTTCAGCGTATGGTGGCCATCGCCGCCCGTGCCGCAGACGTCTATGGCGCCTTCCGGCGCGCCGACCGGGATCATGCGCGCCCGCATCGCACGCGCCGCGGCGGCGATTTCCGTGGCCGTTTCGCCGCGCCGGGCCATGGTGACGAGAAAGGCGGCGATTTCCGCTTCAGGAAGATCGGCATCGAACAGCAGGTCGAAAGCCTCTGCGGCAGCGGCTGTGCTTAGCGGCGTGGCGGGGTCGGGCAAGCGGGTCATCGCGCTTGCCTTAATCATGCCGGGGGGGATGAGTCGAGATCGGGATGCCGGAAAGTCGAATTATGGCGATTCTCCCTCGCGCAAACGGGTGGGGCCTGTTGAACGCACCCCCTTGACGACGGCGGCAAAGGGGCGTTGTCGGGTGGGATGCGCCGTGGGTGGAAATCGCTGTTCTGGTCGTTCGCCATCCGGCAGCGCCGCCGCCTACGGGAAAGCGAGGCGGCGTTCATCCTGTTGGCGGTGCTGGCTGGCCTCGCCGCGGGGTTGATGACCAATGTGCAGCAATTTCTGGCGCATGGATTGCAGCAACTCTTCTACGGCGTCACGGCTAACCGACTGAGCGCGCTGGGCGCCATCCATCATCCCTGGCGATTGTTGGCGCTGCCGGCCGGCGGGGTCGTGCTGATGCTGTTCGCGCTGCTGCTGAAGGGACGCAAGCGCGCACCGATCGACGTGGTGGAGGCCAATGCGCTGCATGGCGGACGGATTCCGGCGAGCGACAATCTTGTTATTGCGGCGCAGACCGTCATTTCCAACGGCATGGGCGCCTCGGTCGGGCTGGAGGCGGCCTATGCGCAGATGGGCGGCGGCTTCGCTTCGCTAATGGGGCAATGGCTGAGGCTGCGGCGCAATGATTTGCGGACGCTGGTGGGGGCGGGCGCGGGGGCTGCGGTGGGCGCGGCCTTCGGTGCGCCGCTGACCGGCGCTTTCTATGCTTTCGAGATCGTGATCGGCCATTATACGCCCTCGGCCATTGCGCCGGTGGTTGCGGCGGCGCTGGCCGGCGTGTTCGTGACGCGGACGCTGGGCGTGGAGCCGTGGCTGATCGCGACCACGGCGGACCGGGTGGTGACGACGGGCGATTATCTGCTCTTTGCGCTGCTGGGGCTGCTGTGCGCCTTTCTGGGCATGTTCGTCATGCGGCTGGTGACATTTGCGGAAATTCGCGTTCAGGGCTGGACGCGGCTGGGGCGGTGGAAGCCGCTGATCGGCGGGCTGTTGCTGATGCCGCTGGCGCTGGCGTCGCCGCAGACCCTTTCGGCGGGGCACGGGGCGCTGCACCTCAACCTTGTCCTGCAACCGGCCTTTACCGTGCTCCTGCTGGTGCTTGGCCTGAAGATCGCCGCGTCAGTGATTTCGTTGAGCTTCGGTTTCAGGGGCGGCCTGTTCTTTGCCTCCCTGTTTCTGGGATCGTTGGCCGGGCAGATTTTTGCGGGCGCGATCAATGCGGCGGGCATGGGGATATGGGTCGATCCCAATGATGCGGCGCTGGTCGGCATGGCGGCGCTCAGCGTATCGATCGTCGGCGGGCCGATGACGCTGGCGCTGCTGATGCTGGAAACGACGCATGACTTCGCGCTGATGGGGGTGGTGCTGACGGCATCGTTGCTGTCGAGCGCGGTGACGCGGGAGATGTTCGGCTATTCCTTCTCCACCTGGCGGCTGCATCTGCGGGGATCGAGCATACGCAGCCCGCGCGATATCGGATGGGTGATGAACCTGACCGCCGCGCGGATGATGCGGCGCGACTGGGTGTCGGTGCGCGACGATTGCACCGTGGCTGAGTTCCGCATCCGCGTGCCGTTGGGATCGGCGAGCAAGGCGGTGATGATCGATGCGGCGGGGCGCTATGGCGGGATCGTGCCGACGGCGGCGGCCTATGCGCCGGAACTGGAGGGGGATGCGCCGGTCGCGCGGCTGGCGGTGCTGGGCGATACGTGGCTGGAGCCGGGGGCGGACATCCGCGCGATCCTGCCGCTGTTCGACCGGGAGGGCGCGGACGAACTGGCGGTGGTGGACGCCAGCGGGATGGTGTTGGGTGTCCTGACCGAGAAACATGCCCGGCGCCGTTATTTCGAGGAGGTCGAATCCTCCCAGCGTGAACTGTTTGGGGAAAGCTAGGCCGGCTCGCGCTCTTTCACCGGGATGCCGGCGATCCTCAGGAAATTCGCCAGCATGTCATGGCCATGTTCGGTGGCGATGCTTTCCGGGTGGAACTGGACCGAGTGGATCGGCAGGTCGCGGTGGCGGAAACCCATGACCGATCCGTCCTCGCTGGCGGCGTTGACGATGAGGCTCTCTGGAATGTCCTCCACGATC
This region of Sphingobium sp. EM0848 genomic DNA includes:
- a CDS encoding chloride channel protein codes for the protein MRRGWKSLFWSFAIRQRRRLRESEAAFILLAVLAGLAAGLMTNVQQFLAHGLQQLFYGVTANRLSALGAIHHPWRLLALPAGGVVLMLFALLLKGRKRAPIDVVEANALHGGRIPASDNLVIAAQTVISNGMGASVGLEAAYAQMGGGFASLMGQWLRLRRNDLRTLVGAGAGAAVGAAFGAPLTGAFYAFEIVIGHYTPSAIAPVVAAALAGVFVTRTLGVEPWLIATTADRVVTTGDYLLFALLGLLCAFLGMFVMRLVTFAEIRVQGWTRLGRWKPLIGGLLLMPLALASPQTLSAGHGALHLNLVLQPAFTVLLLVLGLKIAASVISLSFGFRGGLFFASLFLGSLAGQIFAGAINAAGMGIWVDPNDAALVGMAALSVSIVGGPMTLALLMLETTHDFALMGVVLTASLLSSAVTREMFGYSFSTWRLHLRGSSIRSPRDIGWVMNLTAARMMRRDWVSVRDDCTVAEFRIRVPLGSASKAVMIDAAGRYGGIVPTAAAYAPELEGDAPVARLAVLGDTWLEPGADIRAILPLFDREGADELAVVDASGMVLGVLTEKHARRRYFEEVESSQRELFGES
- a CDS encoding molybdopterin molybdotransferase MoeA codes for the protein MNLLPVAEAQRRLMALGTTLPTEDIPIPACAGRWLTRDIPALRDQPWADLSAMDGYAIRAAEWPGPWHVTGESAAGGPLPPPLAPGQACRIFTGAPLPQGADSILIQEDATREGDVLRATDGPLAYGRNVRSAASDFRAGDRLLPSGATLGPAQIALAVLGGHGALPVARPARIALLSTGNELVPPGALVQPGELPASNAPMLAALLGSLPCEIIDLGIVRDDLENMVDAFSRAAQADIIVSTGGASVGDHDIVRPAFASAGGSLDFWKIKMRPGKPLMAGTLGSAIFLGLPGNPVSAFVTATLFLLPLVRHLMGSASPLPRTAPATLAAPLPATGERDDYLRAYRSEAGIVSVTSQDSAATAAMAMADCLILRPAGSPPAAAGDPVTVLPLS
- the moaC gene encoding cyclic pyranopterin monophosphate synthase MoaC encodes the protein MNGLTHLDEDGAARMVDVSAKAVTAREAVATGHIAMSEDAAAAIAQGLVKKGDVLAVARVAGIMAAKRTAELIPLCHPIALSSVTIDFGLGSAGVTVTATARTAGQTGVEMEALTAATVALLTVYDMAKALDKTMVIGEVRLLAKKGGKSGNWTAGGGRTA
- the trpC gene encoding indole-3-glycerol phosphate synthase TrpC, whose product is MTNKLIEICDVKREEVARRKAAITVSTLHARAAEQTPPRGFRKALDDAARSGFGLIAEIKKASPSKGLIRPDFDPPAHAQAYSAGGAACLSVLTDVPYFQGHDDYLMAARSACALPVLRKDFMVDPWQVLESRSLGADAILIIAAALDDNQMAEIEDAALGLGMDALIEVHDAQELERAMKLRSRLIGVNNRDLRDFTVDFARTYELVGQAPAGCTFVAESGIGSHADLLAMSEHGVRCFLVGETLMRQADVETATHNLLTGE
- the trpD gene encoding anthranilate phosphoribosyltransferase, whose translation is MTRLPDPATPLSTAAAAEAFDLLFDADLPEAEIAAFLVTMARRGETATEIAAAARAMRARMIPVGAPEGAIDVCGTGGDGHHTLNVSTAVSLVVAAAGVPVAKHGNRAASSKAGAADTLEALGLDLDRAARTAEATLADLGICFLFAQNYHPALKRLGPIRKAIGERTIFNLMGPLANPARVRRQLVGIARPAYVPIYAEALAELGVDHAMIISGDEGLDELSLAGGNDLAEVKGNSLVAMRRLTAAELGLSTHPVEAIRGGDPAHNAAALRALLQGETGPYRDAVLLNAAAALVVADAVSDFREGVEEAAETIDRGLANALLNCWIAYS